AATCTGtctttctccctccttcCTACCTATTCACCCCTTTCTGTAAAGAAATAGCAACAGAAATACCTATTCCACTATGGCCAAGACCGACCAGAAGGCCTGCCTGAGTACGTCCAAAGATCTCCCTCCAGACCCTCCGAGCCCCTCGTCGAAGCCCCGCGGTGGTagtggtgttggtgttagtgttgatgttggcgctggcgctggcggcgccCCCGTCGATGCCGGTCAACAGAGCCAGGACACGcccgggggaggggccgtTCCTTCGCCTGAGCAACGGAATCCCGAACCCCAACCAGACTACATCCTCACCCTTGCCTACATCATCCTCTATCTCCAGGTCGGCTGGCTAATCTTGTGGATCTTGCGCTCCTACAGTCGTGATTGACGGCTGGGGTGTTCCCGGAGCCGACTCTCCCAAGGATGGCGACGCCATCACCAACGCCGAGACCCCCGTCATGGACGCCTTCGCTCAGAGCAAGACCGGATACTGCGAGCTCGAGGCCTCgtccctcgccgtcggcctgccCGAGGGCCTGATGGGCAACTCGGAGGTCGGCCACCTGAACATTGGCGCCGGCCGTGTCGTCTGGCAGGACGTTGTCCGCATCGACCAGACTATCAAGGAGGGCAAGCTCCCCGAAAACGAAGTTATCAAGAAGACCTTTGAGGGTGCCAagaacggcaacggcagacTGCACCTCTGCGGTCTCGTCTCCCACGGTGGTGTCGTGAGTTTAGCCCGACCCAGGGGGGTTCCCTCCCACAAAGCAATGCCAGACACTAACATCCTACCTCTAGCACTCCAAGCAGATCCACCTCTACAACCTCCTCAAGGCTGCCAAGCAGTTTGGTGTGCCCAAGGTCTTCATCCACTTCTTCGGCGATGGTCGCGACGTCGACCCCAAGTCCGGCGCCGACTAcatggaggagctcgtcaAGACCGCCGGTGAGATCGGCATCGGTGAGatcgccaccgtcgtcggccgctACTACGCCATGGATCGTGACAAGAGATGGGAGAGAGTCCAGATCGCCCTTGATGGCATGATCAACGGCAAGGGCGAGGAGAGCACCGACCCCGTCAAGACTGTTCGCGAGCGCTacgcccgcggcggcgacaaggacaaggacgagtTCCTGAGCCCTatcatcgtcggcggtgacgagggccGAATCAAGGGTATGTCTCTCCCTGTTTTCTCCCTGGACGTTTGTGTGTGCGCTTTGCTGACATTGGcgcagacgacgacaccgtcttcttcttcaactaCCGCTCCGACCGCGTCCGCCAGATCActcagctcctcggcgacgtcgaccgcTCCGTCCTCCCCGACTTCAACTACCCCAAGATCAAGAACCTCGTCACCATGACCCAGTACAAGGTCGACTACCCCTTCGAGATCGCCTTCAAGCCCCAGCACATGGGCAACGTCCTGGCCGAGTGGCTCGGCAAgcagggcgtcgagcaggtccacatcgccgagacggagaagtACGCCCACGTCActttcttcttcaacggcgGTGTCGAGAAGGTCTTTGCCCTGGAGACCCGTGACGAGAAGCAGGATCTCGTCCCCTCCAACAAGTCCGTCGCCACCTACGACAAGGCCCCCGAGATGTCGGCCGATGGCGTCGCCGACCAGGTCGCCAAGCGCCTAGCCGAGCAAAAGTTCCCCTTCGTCATGAACAACTTTGCGCCCCCCGACATGGTTGGCCACACGGGCGTCTACGAGGCCGCCATTGTCGGTGTTGAGGCTACCGACAAGGCCATCGGCAAGATCTACGACGCCTGCAAGGAGCAGGGCTACGTCCTCTTCATCACCGCCGACCACGGCAACGCCGAGGAGATGAAGTTCCCCGACGGCAAGCCCAAGACCTcccacaccaccaacaagGTGCCtttcatcatggccaacgcCCCCAAGGGCTGGAGCctgaagaaggacggcggcgtcctcggcgacgtcgcccctaccgtcctcgccgccatggGCCTGCCCCAGCCTGAGGAGATGACCGGCAGCAACTTGTTGACCAAGGCATGAGTCTGAGTGTTTTTTCGTTTGAGTGTAGGTGTGGGTATAGGCGTGGTTGCGGAGTTGTGAGTGAGTGTCTTTGGGCAGCGGGTATAGGGAAAAGCTGAGAGCGTGTGGCGAGATGCGGTAAAAGGGTTTATGATGATAATAGACAACCTATAGAAAATGAGAACACGCTTTGATGACACTACGCTGTCATAGTACATCGTGACTACCCTTCGATTGGAAATTTATTCGCCACGAAGGGCGTAACCCGCTTTTGCTGGCCTAAACCGGCATTGCATGGGAGGGGCACGACTGGACGACATGTCCACTGTCCATGGATTCGCTCAAGACAACCGTGAGGATATTCCTCGGTGCATGTATTGATGGGCTCGCTTTGAGAAGCCCATTGCCAAGACTGTCATCAACAGAAGTTGCTGTCCTACCGGCTCCTCGTCTAGTTCGACGGACTTGATCTATCGCCTCCCGCCCCCTATGCTTGGTCACAGCTGTGAAACCGTTATATTAATTCAACGGGGGGGGTGTGCTCGACTTGCTCTTATCAGGTTCACTTCCCGCGTGGCGATACGGGTTTCAGTTTAATcctcgccacggccgcctTTGCCTTGATTCTTTATACCAATCGTGAACGAAAACCCAGTGCAGCCAGCAGCAATATCCAATTCCACCGTTGCAAGCGGACGGGAGTTGGCTTCATCGGCGCTAGGTGGGACCGGTTCTAACCCGGCGCTGGCGATCCTGTGTTTACCCCTATCGGTAAAAGGTGGATCATCATCCGAAGGGGGGGATAGAGGGTCGAAGGGTCATATCGGGTTGATCAACACGTACCCCGAGCGAAGGACCAATGGGTCCACAGAGCTGAATAAACCATGAGATGCACGTGGCGCACAACCCTGCGAATAGAGCGCGAAACCAGCTCGTGGAACAGTAATGGCTTCGTAGGTACAGAGTAGGTCAAAGTCCAAGGAAGTGGTGTTGCGGGGCGGGGGGCGGTGGCGACTGATCAGCTGTAACTTCCTCAGAGAGCCAACAACCATTGTGTATATAGTTAttgcagaagcagaagcatTTTTCGCGATGTTGGGTTGCTGGCTGAGACATGAAGCCAAACGAACTGAGGGTGTTTCTCCTTCGGTGCTGGTACATCTAAAGGGTGTTGTTATGGCTATGACGAACCAGCAGCTGTCGGATTACGACCGAGAGTGAGTGCTCGGATTCCTGTCAGGCCTTCCAAGCCG
The DNA window shown above is from Colletotrichum destructivum chromosome 2, complete sequence and carries:
- a CDS encoding Putative phosphoglycerate mutase, 2,3-bisphosphoglycerate-independent, BPG-independent PGAM; the encoded protein is MAKTDQKACLIVIDGWGVPGADSPKDGDAITNAETPVMDAFAQSKTGYCELEASSLAVGLPEGLMGNSEVGHLNIGAGRVVWQDVVRIDQTIKEGKLPENEVIKKTFEGAKNGNGRLHLCGLVSHGGVHSKQIHLYNLLKAAKQFGVPKVFIHFFGDGRDVDPKSGADYMEELVKTAGEIGIGEIATVVGRYYAMDRDKRWERVQIALDGMINGKGEESTDPVKTVRERYARGGDKDKDEFLSPIIVGGDEGRIKDDDTVFFFNYRSDRVRQITQLLGDVDRSVLPDFNYPKIKNLVTMTQYKVDYPFEIAFKPQHMGNVLAEWLGKQGVEQVHIAETEKYAHVTFFFNGGVEKVFALETRDEKQDLVPSNKSVATYDKAPEMSADGVADQVAKRLAEQKFPFVMNNFAPPDMVGHTGVYEAAIVGVEATDKAIGKIYDACKEQGYVLFITADHGNAEEMKFPDGKPKTSHTTNKVPFIMANAPKGWSLKKDGGVLGDVAPTVLAAMGLPQPEEMTGSNLLTKA